TTTGCGGATTTGGATATTATCGAAGTTACGCTTGTCATTATTTTCTTCAATAACATCTTCTTTCAATTCCATATTCATTTCTTCTTTCAAAGGAGCAGCTTGAATTGTTGAAACAGCTCCAGTAATATCGCTTTTCTTTCTCGCTCCATACCCAGCAACAACAACTTCGTTTAATTGAGCACTATCTTCTGCCATTGATAATTTTAAAAAATTATCGTCATTAATATTTACAGATCTACTTACAAAGCCAATAAAACTAAGAACCAATGTTTCTGTTTTAGAAGCCTTTATACTAAACTTGCCATCAAAATCAGTGGTTGTGCCTCTTGTCGTCCCCTTAACAAGCACATTAACTCCGGGTAAAGGGTTACCTTCCTCGTCTATCACCAAACCAGAAACAAACCCATTTTTTATTGAATCATCATACCTTGAAACCGTTTTAAGCCTTAATGTTCTTATATAATTGTCATAGTACCATTTATTAAAATTAAAACTAAACCCAAACCAATTCCATTGGTCATAATCCTGTTGCGGGTATCTTATACGCATTTTGCCGTTGTAAACCCTAAAATTTTGGGTTCCAAAACTTTTACTATGTTGGCTATACACATGCGGATTGTAAGTGGGTTGATATAGTGGTGAAAAGTTCCATGAATGCGATTTAAACTGATCTAAAGATGCATCGTACATACTGGCTAAAAGCTCAGCACTCACCTTTTCACCTAGTGGGCCTTTAATTTTAAACTGCCAAGTCTCATCGGTGCCAGGCTGCAACTTATCACGAAACGTAAGGGTTTCAATATCTAAATCAGTTTTTGGATAAGGTACTGACATGTTCAACGTACCAGATTGAAAACTATTAAACACGGCAAAACTGTAATGCACCGCAAAGCCTCCTAAATCATTCTGGTTAACAGGAATTTGAATAGATTTTTTATTGGCATTAAGTGTAATAACTTCTGTTTTTATAATATCACCGTCTTTTTCAACTGATACGGTAACCGAAAGGTCTTCTGTTGCAGAGGCCAAGGTGATTTCTGCCATTTCACCAGCATGATAAGAAGCTTTATCGCTAGAAATGCTGAATAATTGATTATCGGCCAGAACCTTATCACTTTCGCTAAACACACTTATTTTAGCTTGGTCTGTAACGGTTTGTCCAAATCGGTCCTTGCTTTTTAAAAGTACAAGATACTGTCCAGACACCCATTTTTTTATTTTCCCAAGTTCTACTTCTTTTGAAAATTTGGTGTCGAAAGTTTTGGTAAGCATCAATTTGTCTTTTTCCCAATTTTCAGATTCATGCTCGTTGGTATAAGCCTCATGTGGGAACATTTTTTTGAAGGCTTCTTTCGATAGTGTTTGATAATCTGGTGCAGCCCAAGGACGTTTACGTAAGACAGCATTAGGAGCTTTCAGTTTATAAATTTCAATCGTTCCTTTGGCGGAAACAAATTCACCATTTAAATTTTTAGTTTCTATGTTTATGGTATGCTCCTTATTGGTTTTATCTAATATCTTAGGCACATCCATGGTAGCTACTAAGGCATGATACCCCACGTTTACAATACTAGTAGTACTTCGGGTTTCTCCATTTAAATCGGTAACGTCGGCGGTTATTTCATAATGAAAAATGGGCAAATTGCTTTTATCGATACTTTGGTCTGGAAGCGCTTTAAAGGTAATGGTAAAGTCACCTTTTTCATCGGTTAATGTTTCGCCATGCAAAATTTCCTGTGGTTCGCTGTTAAACCAAGGTCGATACCAATAATACCAACGCGGGTATTGCACTTTTCTGTGAACGCGGTACACCACTTTGGCTTCAGTAATATGGCTTCCAGCATAAGCCAAAGCAGTACCTTTAACCGTAATAGAGTCATTGACTTTGTAGTTTTTAGTAATGGGTTGAAATTCGGTTTTAAATTTTGGGCGTTTGTATTCTTCAACCGAAATGTAATGCTCGGTAAAAAAGTCTTCCTCATCACCATCAAATTCAATGTAATATTGACCGTTGAGACCATTGTTGGGCAAAATAAATTCGCCCGCTACCGACCCAAAGGCATTGGTTTTAAACTCCAGTTCGGCTACCTCCTCATCATTTACATTGTAAAGTGTCGCATAAACCAGCTCGTTAGCTGCCACCTCAGAATTACCATCTATGGTTTTCATCGCAATGGCCTTAAAATATACCGTTTGCCCTGGACGATAAATACTTCTGTCGGTAAAAACAAAAGCTTTATAAGTTTCTTTTTCTTCGTTTCTATCGTAATACGGACTTATATAGTAATTGCCAAAATAAGCGGTGTCCTTGCCATACTTAACCTTGGCTAAAATATGGCTGTAGCGCACTTGAGACTTCGCTATTTCTATCTGCCCCACGCCATTTGTATTGTACGTCTTGGATTGAGTGGTTCTGTTATTATTTTTGTAAAAACTAAGCACTATCTCGGCATTTGAGATTGGCGCTCCGTTATTTCGATTTATAATTTGAAAAACCTTATGCTGTGGTGTTTCGGTTTCAACCAATGCCAAATCTGTAACCTGTATGTGGGCAAAACCGAATACATTTTCGGCACCTTCAACCGTTGCTAAAACCACATAACGGCCATTATTCAGTTTTGGCACTACAATTTCGCTACTGTGCACTTGGTAATCTTCTTCATTTTTTAATGGACTTTTCCACGTGTCGGTAACATCAAGTGTATTTAAAAATGGCAATTGCTCATCTTTTCGGTATATTTTCTTGAAAGCTTCAAATTCCTTTTCAGAAAGCTTCAATATTTTGAAATGCAATTCGTCCAAATTTTTATACCGCACCAATAGCCTTGAATGGGCTTGGATGGGCAAAAATGCTTCGGCAGTAATTTGAAGCGATTGGTATTCAATTTGCGATTTTAAGGTTTTACACTTTTCGGCCGCTGTACTTTTAGGGAATTTTGAGATAACGCCATTGCAAATTTCTAAAGCCTCTTTAGCTTTCCAACGATGGATTTCGTTGGCAGAGGGTTGGAAATTTTGACTTAGCTGAAAATACAATGAAGCTATTTCAAAATCGTATAAACCAGAGGTTTCATGACCGCTTAATTGTTCACTTTGTGCTTTTAAAGCCTCTAAAAGCAAGGCTTCATTATTATTGAATATACCGTGTTCGTATACAAATTTCAAACGCTCAATATCAACATCGGCCAAAGGATAGGCTGATTTTCCCTTTAAATGAAACTGAATTAAGTCCTGATAGATTTTTAGAGCATTTAGTTGTAACGCCGTGGAATCTTTTGATGTTATTCTTAACTCAGAAAACCTTCTGGCATCCGCTAAGAACTCGGGATTATCCAGCTCAAATTTATACGCTGGCTTGGTAATATGAGTTTCGTTGGTTGTGTAAAATTCTAAGGCTTGATGGCTCAAAAAATCATAGAGCGTTGGCCTAAATTTTTTAGAACCTTTTACTTCTTGCAACAGCACACTGTATTGGTTCAGTTTTTCCTGCTGAAGCATCAATCCGTTTTGCAGTGAATTTTGAAAATGTAGGTGTACCTCGTTAAAAAGGGTTTCTAAATCCCAGGTTCTAAAATCGTTTTTATTAACCTTTTCAGAAGTCTTTGTGCGGTTATAAAACTGCCAACGATTTTGGTTGAAATACTGCCAAAACATATTGGCAAGCATATTTTCTAGAATATTTTTTGTTGGAAACGCACTTTTTTCAATCTGATTTCTAAAATCGTCAACTATGTTTAGTTGTGCATCTTCCTCTAAAACCAAAGCAAACTTACCTTTAAAAAGCATGGTTTTTACCAGCTGCACACTATTGTTGCCTTTAATGGCCTTTTGCTGAATGTCTTCTACTACTTTTAAGGCCGATTTAGGCAAACCTTCAGC
This genomic stretch from Flavobacteriaceae bacterium GSB9 harbors:
- a CDS encoding carboxypeptidase-like regulatory domain-containing protein → MKRIFFLFMVLLFSSTSNAQNNDLWLKVETLEAEGLPKSALKVVEDIQQKAIKGNNSVQLVKTMLFKGKFALVLEEDAQLNIVDDFRNQIEKSAFPTKNILENMLANMFWQYFNQNRWQFYNRTKTSEKVNKNDFRTWDLETLFNEVHLHFQNSLQNGLMLQQEKLNQYSVLLQEVKGSKKFRPTLYDFLSHQALEFYTTNETHITKPAYKFELDNPEFLADARRFSELRITSKDSTALQLNALKIYQDLIQFHLKGKSAYPLADVDIERLKFVYEHGIFNNNEALLLEALKAQSEQLSGHETSGLYDFEIASLYFQLSQNFQPSANEIHRWKAKEALEICNGVISKFPKSTAAEKCKTLKSQIEYQSLQITAEAFLPIQAHSRLLVRYKNLDELHFKILKLSEKEFEAFKKIYRKDEQLPFLNTLDVTDTWKSPLKNEEDYQVHSSEIVVPKLNNGRYVVLATVEGAENVFGFAHIQVTDLALVETETPQHKVFQIINRNNGAPISNAEIVLSFYKNNNRTTQSKTYNTNGVGQIEIAKSQVRYSHILAKVKYGKDTAYFGNYYISPYYDRNEEKETYKAFVFTDRSIYRPGQTVYFKAIAMKTIDGNSEVAANELVYATLYNVNDEEVAELEFKTNAFGSVAGEFILPNNGLNGQYYIEFDGDEEDFFTEHYISVEEYKRPKFKTEFQPITKNYKVNDSITVKGTALAYAGSHITEAKVVYRVHRKVQYPRWYYWYRPWFNSEPQEILHGETLTDEKGDFTITFKALPDQSIDKSNLPIFHYEITADVTDLNGETRSTTSIVNVGYHALVATMDVPKILDKTNKEHTINIETKNLNGEFVSAKGTIEIYKLKAPNAVLRKRPWAAPDYQTLSKEAFKKMFPHEAYTNEHESENWEKDKLMLTKTFDTKFSKEVELGKIKKWVSGQYLVLLKSKDRFGQTVTDQAKISVFSESDKVLADNQLFSISSDKASYHAGEMAEITLASATEDLSVTVSVEKDGDIIKTEVITLNANKKSIQIPVNQNDLGGFAVHYSFAVFNSFQSGTLNMSVPYPKTDLDIETLTFRDKLQPGTDETWQFKIKGPLGEKVSAELLASMYDASLDQFKSHSWNFSPLYQPTYNPHVYSQHSKSFGTQNFRVYNGKMRIRYPQQDYDQWNWFGFSFNFNKWYYDNYIRTLRLKTVSRYDDSIKNGFVSGLVIDEEGNPLPGVNVLVKGTTRGTTTDFDGKFSIKASKTETLVLSFIGFVSRSVNINDDNFLKLSMAEDSAQLNEVVVAGYGARKKSDITGAVSTIQAAPLKEEMNMELKEDVIEENNDKRNFDNIQIRKNLQETAFFFPQLQTDADGNISFSFTTPEALTQWKLQLLAHTKTLESTVTQLETVTQKELMVIPNAPRFLREGDKITISTKIANLTEKKVSGEAKLILTDAISGEEINEMLVTSSAVETFSVLPSGNTQVSWNLTIPENVNAVQYKIAAQAGDFSDGEQSALPVLSNRMLVTETMPMWVKSNETQTFTLDKLQTNTSSTLKNHKLTLEITSNPAWYAVQALPYLMEYPYQCNEQTFSRYYANALASHIVNSNPRIQEVFNQWASQAALISNLEKNQELKSILIQETPWLRDAQSETDQKKRIALLFDLNKMNNELEMAMRKLKNNQMSSGAWAWFNGGYENRYVTQHIITGFGHLLKLNVIQGDTAKKMLEKAINYLDSEFIKEYKDIRKYNPTVDLNEDHLSYTQFHYLYMRSFFPEIKRSNEVEEFMAYYQSQIQKYWLSRSLYAKGLMALVSHRNGDEKTASKILKSLKETSITSEELGMYWKTNTNSWFWYQAPIETQALLIEAFSEIENDIETIDNLKIWLLKNKQTNRWKTTKATTDAVYALLLQGSDWLSVTDAVDVVVGNEKIETAKLENVNIEAGTGYFKTSWNASEIKPEMAKVTISKKGNGIAWGGLYWQYFEDLDKITSAETPLKLKKQLFLKKNTDTGEQISEITKNSPLKVGDLVRVRIELRSDRAMEFVHMKDMRAAGLEPVNVLSAYKWQDGLGYYESTKDASTNFFFDYLPKGIYVFEYDLRVNNAGEMSNGITTTQSMYAPEFSSHSEGTKIYVE